A stretch of the Gemmatirosa kalamazoonensis genome encodes the following:
- a CDS encoding MFS transporter, producing MTSTSTQAERTLRAASSVGTIIEWYDFFVFASAAALVFDRAFFPRVEPLVGVLLGLMTYAVGFVTRPVGGIVFGILGDRVGRKRALVWSLVLMGLATVAVGLVPTYATIGLAAPALLVLLRLLQGVAVGGEVGGALLLVTETLSRERRGLWSAWPMIGGAVGNLLSAGMLALLGATLGEARFVAWGWRVAFVASGLLIVVGVWVRRRVEESPLYRAYVARRAGRPRLSLGGTLAEHWRAMLTVLFVKAGENALFYVFTTFFVVYVTRVLHRPRALALGGTLVSSVVEVGAIFAAGALSDRVGRRPVTALGLAGAAVWAFVLFPVCARGSEAAVLGAAAVGGLVHGVIVGGMSAFFVELFPTAARYTGFSVGYQLATVGAGAVAPLIGVALLGRFGSTVPVSAYAAAMALPGLVALWRARETAGTDLARVA from the coding sequence ATGACTTCGACCTCCACGCAGGCGGAGCGAACGCTCCGCGCGGCGAGCTCCGTCGGGACGATCATCGAGTGGTACGACTTCTTCGTGTTCGCGTCGGCCGCGGCGCTCGTGTTCGACCGCGCGTTCTTCCCGCGCGTCGAGCCGCTCGTCGGCGTGCTGCTCGGGCTCATGACCTACGCCGTCGGCTTCGTGACGCGTCCCGTCGGCGGCATCGTGTTCGGCATCCTCGGCGACCGCGTGGGGCGCAAGCGCGCGCTCGTGTGGAGCCTCGTCCTCATGGGGCTCGCGACGGTCGCCGTCGGGCTCGTACCGACGTACGCGACGATCGGCCTCGCCGCGCCGGCGCTGCTCGTGCTTCTCCGACTGCTGCAGGGCGTCGCCGTCGGCGGTGAGGTCGGGGGCGCGCTGCTGCTCGTGACGGAAACGTTGAGCCGCGAGCGGCGCGGCTTGTGGAGCGCGTGGCCGATGATCGGCGGTGCGGTCGGCAACCTGCTCTCCGCCGGCATGCTCGCGCTGCTCGGCGCCACCCTCGGCGAGGCGCGGTTCGTCGCGTGGGGGTGGCGCGTCGCGTTCGTGGCCTCGGGGCTGCTCATCGTCGTCGGCGTGTGGGTGCGGCGGCGCGTCGAGGAGTCGCCGCTCTACCGCGCGTACGTCGCCCGCCGCGCCGGGCGGCCGCGTCTCTCGTTGGGCGGCACGCTCGCCGAGCACTGGCGGGCGATGCTCACGGTGCTGTTCGTGAAGGCGGGCGAGAACGCGCTGTTCTACGTCTTCACGACGTTCTTCGTCGTGTACGTGACGCGCGTGCTGCACCGCCCGCGCGCGCTCGCCCTCGGCGGCACGCTCGTGTCGTCGGTGGTGGAGGTCGGCGCCATCTTCGCCGCGGGGGCGCTCTCGGACCGCGTGGGCCGTCGGCCGGTCACGGCGTTAGGCCTCGCCGGCGCCGCGGTGTGGGCGTTCGTGCTCTTTCCGGTGTGCGCGCGAGGGAGCGAGGCCGCGGTGCTGGGCGCGGCGGCGGTCGGGGGGCTCGTGCACGGCGTCATCGTCGGCGGCATGTCGGCGTTCTTCGTCGAGCTGTTCCCGACCGCGGCGCGCTACACCGGCTTCTCCGTCGGCTACCAGCTCGCCACGGTCGGCGCCGGGGCCGTGGCGCCGCTCATCGGGGTCGCGCTGCTCGGCCGCTTCGGCTCGACGGTGCCGGTGTCGGCGTACGCCGCGGCGATGGCGCTGCCGGGGCTGGTCGCGCTCTGGCGTGCGCGCGAGACGGC